ATCAAGATGCTCTCGTGTATATCCAAACATCTTGAGACGTTCTTCCAATGTTTCAGGATAAAATCCATGAGGCTCCTTATCAGTCTCAAGCTCATCAAGTTCTATAACCTGTTCTCTGAGCCACTCAGAATAAGGCCTCTGTGTGGCAACGCTCTTTTTTATTTCCTCATCGTCTATTATCCTTCCCTGAACAAAGTCAACAAAGAACATTTTACCAGGCTGCAATCTGCCTTTCTTTACAACCTTTTCCGGCTCTACGGGAAGAACACCGACTTCACTTGCCATTATCACAATATCATCGTCTGTTACATAATATCTGCTTGGCCTCAAACCATTTCTGTCAAGAACCGCGCCTATTACGTGACCATCAGTAAAAGCGATGGAAGCAGGTCCGTCCCATGGTTCCATGAGACAGCTCATATACTTGTAGAAGTCTTTTTTCTCGCTATCCATCTTATATTTCTGCCATGCCTCGGGAATCATCATCATAACAGCTTCCTGAAGGCTTCTTCCTCCCATAAGAAGAAGCTCAAGAACATTGTCAAAGGTTCCCGAGTCAGAAAGGTCTGGTTCTATTATTGGCAAAACTTCTTTGAGGTCTTCTCCTATGATGTCGCTCTTAAGCAGCCCCTCTCTTCCTCTCATCTTATTGATGTTTCCTCTGAGGGTATTTATCTCTCCGTTGTGGCTCATAAACCTAAGCGGCTGAGCCCTGTCCCAACTTGGAAAAGTATTGGTAGAAAACCTTGAGTGAACCATTGCAATATGAGAAGAAAAATCGGCATCAGAAAGGTCAGGAAAAAACTCAAAAAGCTGCTCAGGAGTAAGCATGCCTTTATAAACCATAACCCTGGGAGAAAGGCTGCAAAAATAGAAAAACTCGTCAGAGTCGTTTTCCTTACCTCTCAGGAGGTGAGTTGCTTTTTTCCTTATTGCAAAAAGCTTTCTCTCAAAAACTTCATCGCTTATATCGTCCTGTGCAGCAACAAAAAGCATCTCTATAACCGGCTCGGAAGCCTTGGCTGTAGGTCCTATCATATGGTCTACAACCGGAACAGGTCTCCAGCCTATAAGACTCTGTCCAAAATGCTCTATTGTTTCTTCCACTGTTTTTTTACAAGCTTCACGCTGCTTATCATCCTGAGGGAGAAAAACAAGTCCTGCAGCATATCTTCCGCGCCCAGGCAGTTTTTTCCCCAGCTCTTTATCAGCTATTTTTTCCAAAAATGCATACGGAAGAGCAACAAGTATACCTGCGCCATCTCCTGTATTAACC
This genomic interval from Spirochaetia bacterium 38H-sp contains the following:
- a CDS encoding glutamate synthase central domain-containing protein; amino-acid sequence: MAFKKRPKAHGLYDPSFEHDSCGVGFVAHIKGVARHEIIEEAKNVLVHMTHRGAVGSEVNTGDGAGILVALPYAFLEKIADKELGKKLPGRGRYAAGLVFLPQDDKQREACKKTVEETIEHFGQSLIGWRPVPVVDHMIGPTAKASEPVIEMLFVAAQDDISDEVFERKLFAIRKKATHLLRGKENDSDEFFYFCSLSPRVMVYKGMLTPEQLFEFFPDLSDADFSSHIAMVHSRFSTNTFPSWDRAQPLRFMSHNGEINTLRGNINKMRGREGLLKSDIIGEDLKEVLPIIEPDLSDSGTFDNVLELLLMGGRSLQEAVMMMIPEAWQKYKMDSEKKDFYKYMSCLMEPWDGPASIAFTDGHVIGAVLDRNGLRPSRYYVTDDDIVIMASEVGVLPVEPEKVVKKGRLQPGKMFFVDFVQGRIIDDEEIKKSVATQRPYSEWLREQVIELDELETDKEPHGFYPETLEERLKMFGYTREHLDVILAPMVIDAKEPLGSMGNDSPLAVLSNRPRLMYEYFKQLFAQVTNPAVDSIRESVVM